The Pigmentiphaga aceris DNA segment GGCTGAAGCGATTGCTGGGTGGGCGGCCAGTGCGGGAATCATTGGCGCTGGGGGCGACAGGGTTCAGATCACCGAAGCTCAGTTCATTGAAATTTGGTTCACCAACATGCGGTTCACCGATGCGGGGGCGAAGATTGGCGTGGGTCAACTTGAAGACTCCGTTGGCGGGGCCCCCATGCTGACATGCGAAGCCATGACTGGATGCTTCAAGGCGCATCGATATCGTACGGTCGGGTTTGGTGGCGACAATGTCGGCATTCGCACCAGGACTGGCATGTCGGCAGGCATTGACGAGGATACAGAGACCCGCATTAGTACCCGTGCATGTAAGAGCGCCAGAGCTCGAGTCCGCAAGCGCTCAAATGCCATCGCGCCCTTAGCCGAGCTTTTTCAGCGCCTCGCCTTTGTGAATCGCCGTTTTTCCGCTTTTGGCGCTTTTGACCCGGTACTGGGGTTCGTCGGCCGAGGCTTTGGCAACGTGGCCGCCTGCCTTGGCGGTGCCGGTTACCTTCGCGGTGATGGTGCCTTCGGTTTCACCCTGGGCTGTATTCCAACGAACCTTGTCGCCTGTCGAAAGCTTGCTCATGCCGATCTCCTGAAAAGGCTGATCGATCAAGAGCAAGCGCGATGCCCGGATGTTGCGCGCACGCTTACCACTGCGCGTCCGCGAGGCATTTGGTCGCCCAGTTGGCCATCGACTTCGCCGTCCGGTCCGACGCTTGACACGCTATCCAGCCAGCTATTTCACCCGCTGTTTTTCCAGCTTTCGCGCAAGCGTCCTTCGATGCATGCCAAGACGCCTTGCGGTTTCAGAGATGTTGAATTCCGACGCCGCCAAGGTCTCGTGAATGCGTTCCCATTCAAGCGTCTTGATCGAGGTCGTGCGTTCGGTCAGCGGCACCTCCACGTCACCCGTGGCACGGTCGAATGCAGCTTCGATGTCATCGGTGTTGGACGGCTTGGCCAGGTAGTGACAGGCTCCCAGCTTGATGGCCTCAACCGCCGTCGCAATGCTGGCAAAGCCCGTCAGCACCACGATCAGCATCTCGGGGTTGTGGGCGTTCAGCGCCTGCACACACGCCAGCCCCGACGCCTCGCCCTTCAGCTTCAGGTCGACCACGGCATAACCCGGGGTGTGCTCATCCAGCGCGGCCACCACCGATTCCAGGCTGCAGGCATTGTGCACCTGGTACCCGCGGCGCTCGAACGAGCGGGTCAAGGTGCGCGCAAACGCCGCGTCGTCCTCGACGATGAGCAGACTGCGCTCGGGGTGCTGCGGGGTAATGTCGTCAATCTCCATCCACATCCTCTTCAGTTTCCAGCGCCACGGCGGCCAAGGGCAGGGTCAGGGTCACCACGGCACCGCCTTGCGGCCGGTTGCGCGCGGCAACACTGCCGCCCAGCGTGCGCGCCACATTGACGACCAGGAACAAGCCCAGGCCACTGCCGGGCCGGCCCTTGCTTGACTGATACGGCTTGCCGAGCCGGTCGAGCATCTCTGTCGGAAAGCCCGGCCCGTCGTCAGTCACGTCGATGATCAAGTCTTGCCCGTCACGCGTGGCATCGATGCGCACCCATCGGGGTGATGCCTCGAGCGCATTGTC contains these protein-coding regions:
- a CDS encoding response regulator transcription factor codes for the protein MEIDDITPQHPERSLLIVEDDAAFARTLTRSFERRGYQVHNACSLESVVAALDEHTPGYAVVDLKLKGEASGLACVQALNAHNPEMLIVVLTGFASIATAVEAIKLGACHYLAKPSNTDDIEAAFDRATGDVEVPLTERTTSIKTLEWERIHETLAASEFNISETARRLGMHRRTLARKLEKQRVK
- a CDS encoding DUF2945 domain-containing protein codes for the protein MLLIDQPFQEIGMSKLSTGDKVRWNTAQGETEGTITAKVTGTAKAGGHVAKASADEPQYRVKSAKSGKTAIHKGEALKKLG